A region from the Benincasa hispida cultivar B227 chromosome 12, ASM972705v1, whole genome shotgun sequence genome encodes:
- the LOC120092505 gene encoding receptor protein kinase-like protein ZAR1, producing the protein MLVGLFLILLCCSDCLLLVSSLNDEGFVLLSLKQSISLDPDGAFSNWDSSDETPCSWNGIGCVKEIVVSVTIPKKNLYGFLPSALGALSGLRHLNLRNNRLYGNLPFQLFSAQALQSLVLYGNSFSGFVPNGIGKLKYLQTLDLSQNFFNGSLPTSIIQCKRLKTLDVRQNNFTGPLPHGFGTSFSSLEKLDLSFNSFDGSLPSDLGNLSSLQGTFDLSHNLFSGSIPPSLGNLPEKVYIDLSHNNLSGPIPQNGALMNRGPTAFIGNPGLCGSPLKNTCSSGTLSASSPSLLPFLPDDHSPGISGDNAEKTGGLSKSAVIAIVLGDVIGICLVGLLFSYCYSRVCNPRSKDEIGHSSDKGKGRNECLCFRKDESESVSQNVEQYDLVPLDAQVAFDLDELLKASAFVIGKSGIGIVYKVVLEDGVTLAVRRLGEGGSQRFKEFQTEVEAIAKLRHSNLVNLRAYYWSVDEKLLIYDFIPNGNLATAIHGKPGMVSFMPLSWSARLKIMEGIAKGIVYLHEFSPKKYVHGDLKPNNILLNQNMEAKISDFGLARLANIAGGTPTLQSSRVASEKPLDPKQPKTVTSEIICNSSSNTGTCYQAPESLKVLKPSQKWDVYSYGVILLEMITGRFPVIQVSSSSEMDLVHWIQLCIEEQKPLSEVIDPYLVQDADKEEEFISVLKIAMSCVHGSPERRPTMRHVSDALERLSSSSTSRN; encoded by the exons ATGCTTGTGGGTCTGTTTCTCATTCTTTTGTGCTGTTCTGATTGTCTTCTTCTTGTGAGTTCTTTGAATGATGAAGGGTTTGTGCTTTTGTCACTTAAGCAGTCCATTAGTTTAGACCCAGATGGGGCTTTCAGCAATTGGGATTCTTCTGATGAAACCCCTTGTTCTTGGAATGGAATTGGTTGTGTAAAGGAAATAGTTGTTTCTGTTACCATTCCTAAGAAGAATTTGTATGGATTTCTTCCTTCTGCTCTTGGGGCTCTTTCTGGGCTTCGCCATTTGAATTTAAGAAACAATAGGCTTTATGGGAACTTGCCTTTTCAGCTCTTCTCTGCTCAAGCTCTGCAGAGCTTGGTTCTTTATGGGAATTCCTTTTCTGGGTTTGTTCCAAATGGGATTGGGAAGCTTAAATACCTTCAAACTTTGGatttatctcaaaatttcttcaatggGTCATTACCCACTTCAATTATACAATGTAAGAGACTTAAAACCCTTGATGTTAGACAGAATAACTTCACTGGTCCATTGCCACATGGGTTTGGAACTAGCTTCAGTTCTTTGGAGAAACTGGATCTTTCATTTAATTCCTTTGATGGTTCCCTTCCTAGTGATTTGGGGAATTTGTCTAGCTTACAGGGCACTTTTGACTTGTCTCATAATCTTTTTTCTGGTTCAATTCCACCTAGCCTTGgaaacctacctgaaaaggtttACATTGATCTCAGCCATAACAATTTGAGTGGTCCAATACCTCAAAATGGTGCTCTGATGAACAGAGGACCCACTGCTTTTATTGGCAATCCGGGGCTCTGTGGTTCCCCATTGAAGAACACATGTTCTTCAGGAACTCTGAGTGCAAGCTCACCGTCCTTGCTTCCGTTTCTCCCGGACGATCATTCGCCGGGTATTTCTGGTGACAATGCTGAGAAAACTGGGGGATTGAGTAAGAGTGCTGTGATTGCAATAGTACTTGGTGATGTGATTGGCATATGTTTAGTTGGGTTATTGTTCTCATATTGTTATTCTAGAGTGTGTAATCCAAGGAGCAAAGACGAGATTGGGCATAGTTCCGATAAGGGGAAAGGAAGAAACGAGTGTTTATGCTTCAGGAAGGATGAATCTGAGTCGGTTTCACAGAATGTGGAGCAGTATGATCTTGTGCCATTGGATGCACAAGTTGCATTTGATCTTGATGAACTTCTCAAGGCATCGGCCTTTGTTATTGGCAAAAGTGGGATTGGTATAGTGTACAAAGTGGTGCTTGAAGATGGAGTTACATTGGCCGTGCGACGATTGGGCGAAGGCGGTTCGCAGAGGTTCAAAGAATTTCAAACAGAAGTAGAAGCAATAGCAAAGCTAAGGCATTCCAATCTTGTCAATCTTAGAGCCTATTACTGGTCTGTTGATGAGAAGCTGCTCATTTATGATTTCATACCTAATGGAAACCTTGCCACTGCCATTCATG GAAAGCCAGGAATGGTATCTTTCATGCCGTTATCCTGGTCTGCGAGGTTAAAGATCATGGAAGGAATTGCTAAAGGAATTGTCTATCTCCATGAATTCAGCCCCAAGAAGTATGTTCATGGAGATTTGAAACCCAACAACATACTGCTCAATCAGAACATGGAAGCCAAAATTTCTGATTTCGGCCTTGCTCGACTTGCGAATATTGCAGGAGGAACCCCAACCCTACAATCAAGTCGAGTGGCATCTGAGAAACCGTTAGATCCAAAACAACCGAAAACCGTAACATCCGAGATCATTTGCAATTCATCGTCCAACACAGGAACTTGTTATCAAGCCCCTGAATCACTCAAAGTCTTGAAACCATCCCAAAAATGGGATGTTTACTCATATGGTGTGATCTTACTTGAAATGATAACTGGAAGATTCCCAGTAATCCAAGTGAGTTCTTCCTCTGAAATGGATCTTGTCCATTGGATTCAACTCTGCATTGAAGAACAGAAACCTCTTTCAGAAGTAATAGATCCATATCTAGTTCAAGATGCAGATAAAGAAGAAGAGTTCATCTCTGTACTCAAAATTGCTATGTCTTGTGTTCATGGAAGCCCTGAAAGGAGACCTACCATGAGACACGTCTCCGACGCCCTCGAAAGGCTATCATCTTCATCAACATCGAGGA